Part of the Methanomicrobia archaeon genome is shown below.
CTTCGGGAATGTGCCCGCGAATAAAACAAGAACCTGGGTGTTCTCTATTAAAAACTGTGGCGGCGAGACGTTGAGCTGGCACATAACAACCACTCAGCCCTGGCTAACGGTGAACCCCACAAGCGGTACCACCACGACCGAGAGTGACCCGGTGACCGTGACGATTAACACGACGGGCTTGCCCTGTGATGCTAGTTACACTGGTACAATAAACATCGATTCTAACGGCGGCGTCGCACAGGGAACGATTAGTGTCTTTGTGCCCTGCGCAGTTCCTATGGCAGTGCCTGTCGTAACGTCCCTTGGACTGGTAGCACTTCTTGGCTTGCTAGGAGTTGTAGCCGTACGGCACCTGAAAAGAAGGTCTCATTAGGACCTTCTTCCTCTTTTTTTTTCTCTCTCTCCCTCTCGTTGCTCGAAAAGATATTACAGTACCGCAGGCAACGGGTTAGAAATGTGCTCATGCGCGGATAGCATGTTCTTCAAGCAGGGTTAACAACACCTCCCGCTGGTGTCCAGCCGGTTATCTAGATCGTCCAAACGCCGCGTCCTCATTAACGTGGTATTCCAGAGCGAGGTGAACAAGTACGCCCAGAATAACGAGCACAAACCCCAGGCTGAGCACCTCGGTCGGTAAGTAGATCAGCATGAAGAGCGCGGTGAGCAGACCCAGAAACGGTAAAACCGGGAATCGGCCGATGGTGAGTGGCGTTTTGAAGCCGGTTTCCACCGGTTGCCGGTACCTGAAATAAATGACCGAGGCATTGACCATGATGAAAATGATAAAGATCGTGAAGTTCGCGAGATTGGCGATCGTCGCCAGATCACCAAGAAATACGAAGGGGATAGAAACACCGACGACTGCTATGATCGCGATCCACGGTGTCTGCAGTTTCTCCGAGGTCGAGAGGAAGATCCCGGGCAGGGCCCGGTATGCTGCGATGCCGTAGACAAGCCGCGAGCTACTGAGGAGCGTTACCAGCACGGTATTGAAGGTCGAAAAAAGGGCAATAACCGATAACACGAGTGCGAGACGATCGCCGTACACACGCTGTGCGATAAGTGCAAGTGGCGCCTCCGCCTGTGCTAATTCCTGCCATGAAACAACGCTCAACGCGGCAATCACCACAAGGACATAAATCACGGTGGTCATACTGATGGCGAGCAGAATAGCCCGCGGCATATTCTTCTCCGGCTCTTTCGTTTCTTCTGCCAGCCGCGCAATGTTCTCAAAGCCGATATAACTGAAGAAAATCAATACACCCGCTTCTATAACGCCGTTCAGACCCCGTGCCAGCTCGAGATAGTCGATTGTGTTGAGATACGGCACGCCGATGAAGATGATAATGAGCAAACCGCTCGCTTCGATCAGGGTGAAGAGAATGGTGATGAACGCCGTCTCTTTTATTCCCGCAATGAGAATGACACCGCAGACGAGCAGCGTCGCGACCGCGATCACCGGAATGGTGGTCTGAAAAAGGGCGGAGAAGTACTTCGCGAAACCAACCGCAACGGTCGCAGCCGCAATGATGCTGCCCACGATGATCAACCAGCCGGTAAGCCCTGCTAAGGTATCACCAAAGGATCTCTCGATATACACGTATTCCGCTCCTGCTTCGGGGAACCGGGAAGACAGCTCGGCATAGCTTAATCCGGTTAATGCAGCAACGATACCAGCAAGCAGTACCGAGAGCCACAAACCATTACCACTGAGCCCTGCCGCCGCCCCGATAATCACATAGATACCGGCGCCGAGAATGACCCCGATACCCATCACCGTTATCTGCCAGAGCCCCAGAGCACGTTTCAACACGTCTCTTCTCACTCCTCGCTGTTACCTGTGGTTGCGGTGAATCATAATGGTTTCTGGTAAATGAGCATTTCTTCACGGAGCTGTTGTCCACATGCTGAAACGGCGAAAAGCTCACGGGCCCGCGGTCTGCTACCGGCAGGGTCTGGTGAGCAGATTACAGCACCCCGAGCAACTGCTGGTTTCCGATATTCACGTTATTCAGGTATCGTTTGGCCGTCTCGTAGCAGCGTTTCACCTGCTCACGCGGCGTGATCGGCAGATCGCGCATACAGAAATCGGGATGGAAGACGAGTAACGAATACGGTATCTCAGGGTTCAGGTCCGCAATGAACTTCGCGATCTGCTCTATCTCCTGCTCGTCGACATAAAAGGGTACGAGCAGCGTCGTCGCGGTAAGCACCGGGGGTTCGGAATGCTCGAAATACCGGTGTGCGATCCGCTCGAAGTTCTCGTACGCGCGCTGGTTGGAAACGCCGCACAGTGCTAGGCCCAGATGCGGGTTAAAGGCTTTGAGGTCGAACTTGACGATCCCGCCGCTGGTGACTGAGAGCTCAGCCGCACGTTTCACTAACGTTCTATTGCCGCAACCGTTCCATTCCCAGCAGATTCGCACGGTTCGCTTCGCCAGAACAGCCTCAGAAGCGCGCAGTGCAAACGGGAGCTGCGGCTCGGGACTGCCACCGAAATAACAGATGCAGTGGACATCGTCACGCCGGGTCACGCCGGCAACGAACTGATTGACACTCACAGGCTTGATCGCCTGGAACTCCTTGTGCGATGCGTTCTGACAGAAGAGGCAGTTGAAGTTGCACCCGTAGCTGAAGACTGCCACGTTCACCTTATCGTATTGCGCGGAGCCGGGGCAGAACCATGCCGCGCAGCAGTTCGTTGGCAACGGATCGATATACGAATACAGGATCGCATGGTCGTGGGGCGCTGCGGATCTCAGTTTACCGTCCACGTTCGTTCGCAGCCCGCAGTAGCCCCACGCACCCTCTGGTATCACGCACTCGTTCGCGCAGGTGGTGCAGCGTATCCCACCTTCGCTTCGCGGTGGCTCAACCGGAAGGCGGTACTGCGCTCTGATGCGCGCATGTACGCTCCTGACGAGCTCTAACGCTTCTGCTCGGCCGCTGCGAAGGCAGTCGACGCAGACCTGCAACGCGGCTGATACATGCTCCTTACCGCAGAGGATGCAGTTTCGCATTGCTGATCCTTTTCAGTGTCGGCTTTACCAAACGTAAGTCTTACGTCAGATCGTCTCGATCAGTGTATTTTCAGCCCGTAATTTTCCGCGATCTCCAGAAACGCCGCGCTCAGGTACTTCACACGCGCCCAGCTCAGCCCGTACGTGTTCAGTTTCCACACGCGTGTCGAGCCCGCGAACTCGCCCACGATCTTCCGCTTCTTTAAGTCCTCACTGAGGAAGTAGCCCCGGCGTTTATGCGTCTTCGCGATCTGATCGAAGCTCGCACGCGTGTCCACCCGCGAGAGTGTGTGCCTGCGCGGGTATTCACTCATGATCCTGTTCCCGTCGATGCGGAGGAACTCGCGAGCAAAGTAATTCGACTTCGCCACTTCATCGTCCCAGTGCTGCACCCGCTCCTTCACGGCCGGGAATGAGGCCATCATTGAGAGAACCGTCGCGCCCATCAAGGTGCACCCGAGCAGCTCAGGCTCCTTGTGCTCGAAGCGCCTCCCGGTGCGGTCGCCCATGATACCGCTGCCTCTGAACACTCTGGACGACCATGCCGCGGTCGTCGCGAGGATGCCGGAGGGCGCAACGGCAGCCATGCCCTTGTGCCCCGAACCGACGAGGAAATCTGCGCCGATCTCCTTACCGTTAACGGGCATCATCCCCACGGCATACGCGCCGTTACAGAGGAACGGGATGCCGTAATCCTGTGCTACCGTGCCAACGCCCGCGACATCGTGCACGTTACCGTAACTGTAATCCACGAGCTCGATGATAATCAGCTTTGGCAGCTTCCCCGTCTCGCTCTTCACCACGTCGATCGCTTCCGCGACCGCCTCGCCGGTGATAACGTGCTCCTCACCGGACGTAGCCTCGCGTATAACGCCACCGGCGAGTTCAACAGCCAGGAATTCCGTGTAGTGCGCCAGATCCGAGACGATGACGACGTCGCCACGCGCCACCAGTGAGGACGTAACAGCCTGAAAGCCGCGACGCGCACCAGGCAGTACGCGCACCTCGTCCATGCCCACGAACTCAGCCAATTCGGCGTGAAATTCCGCGATCGGCGGCTGCGTTATCTCATCCAGTCGGCCCGTCAGGCACCGGTCACAGACCGAATAGCCATCACCATAGGCAATGAGCGCCTTGCGCGCGTCCACCGTCAACCGTCCACCGGCCTGGATGGGATTGATATTGATGTATTCCTCTTCCCGTGTCCGCAATTCGAGATCGGGCGTAACCTGCTTGATCGGAATGCCGTTGCCCGCCTTCAACTCCTGTATGAGCTGCTCGAGGTGCGCAATGCGGGCTGAAACGTGCGCTTCCTCCTGCTCGTCAAGGCCAGCCGGTACGGTGTGCCGGTAAAGCTCACGCAACTCTTCAAGCGCGAACAACGCCTCATAGATCTTTCGTACTCGGATATCCATTCCACCGACACTCTGTGTGTGAACTTTTCCTCAGTGTCCTTAATTAGCTTCTTAGGAGCAGAGCTAGGTAAAGATTCTTACGATCAGCGCTGATGGCACGTTCATAACGTTACACCGCAAACATGCCCGAGAAATGCAGGAGCAGCGTTATGCCCAGAGCGATCACCCCGAGCACCATCCCGCCCAACGTATAGCACCGATAGCCAGCCGCTGGCGTGAGCTCCGCAAGCTCCACCACCGTCCAGAAGTACGCGTCATTCGCGTGCGAGATCATGAACGTGCCTGAGGCCAGAGCGAATAGCACGAGCAGAGGGTGCAGGCCCAGGGACGGTAAAATCGGCGCCAGAAGGCCAGGGACAACGATGAACGTGACGAGCCGCGAGCCCTGCACGGTCTGGATCGCGACGGCGAGCAGGAAGGGGATGAAGAGCGCGGGCAGTCCTGACTTGATAACCACCGCGCTGAGCTCCAGACCAACGCCGGTCATTCCCAGGACCGCGCCAAGCGCACCGCCTGCGCAGAGCACCATGAGGATCCCGCCACCCCGTCGTACCGCTTCCCCGGTCCAGAGGTTGCGGTTCTCCTGCCCCAAACGGCTCGTGGTAAGAAAGGCGAGTGCAACGCCGATCAAGAGCGCGATGTTCGGATCACCCACGTAGTCCAGCACGGGGCGGGGCACGAGAAGCTGCGCGAAGATGAGCACTACGGGCACGAGGATGGGCGGATAGGCGCGTAATCTGCTCGCGCGCGCTCTGACCGTGCCAACCGTGCTCACGGGAATCGCTCCGACCCTGCAGAACCGCTGCGCGTACCAGTAGCCGACCAGTGATGTGGGAATCGCGATCATGACACCGAGCAGCACGATCTCCGGGCCAACCACCCCAAGTTCGGTCGCGGCAGAATACACGCCTGGTGCGGGATAGATGAGCTCGTAGGAGGCGAGTGTGCCCAGGCTCAGCGAGGTCGCGACCACGCCCACGGGTATCTTCTGCCTGAGGGCTATTTCACGTGCGATGGGAATCAGGATAATATAGGCGAGGATGCAGCACATCACCGGCAATGCCACGAGGAACCCGAGCATATTCAGGGCAAGGACCGGTCTCTTCGTGAGCCGGATGATATCATCGGCAATCACCGTTGTTCCGCCGATACCCTCCAAAATCGTGCCGATGATGCTGCCGCAGACGATGATGATCCCCAGCTGATAGAGCACCCGGCTCATGCCCGTCAAGAGCGATTCCAGGCCCGCAAACGGCCGCCCTGCCGCGATCGCCACGAAGATCGAGACGCCCAGCAAACTCAGAAAGGGATGGATACGCAATATCGTGGTGAGCACCAGGATCAGAGCCAGGGCGAGCAGGAAAATGATGAGCGGGGACATACTCGTTCGATACGGTATCTTCAGCCGTTGCGCTATTCTGCATTTAGGTACGCGCCCTGCGTTAATAACGTTCACCCTCGGGTGTCCTTTAATAGTTCTCGTTTTGATAGTAGAAGTACAGGAGGTGAGTGGCAAATGCCAAGTGCATGCGGGTTAGCGTGCGAAGTTTGCGGCCTGCGGGAGCAAGGATTCTGCCCCCTCGACGGCTGTGTACCGGGGACCGATCACGCAGCTCAGGAGAAGCTGGAAAAGTTCACCGTCGCGGTTGGCCATCCCTGCTTCATTCTTGAGTGCGCGATCAAGAACCATGTGGATCATTGCACGCGCTGCCCCGAATTCCCCTGCCCGATCCATTACCAGCAGGGGCTCTACAGCGAGAAACTCCTCGACATGATTAAAGGCATACGCGGGAAGAAGTAGTTCGCTCTTCGCGAATAGATGCGCCCGTCAATACCTTCCGGGTTTGAGTGAGAGCAGCTTGTCTGCTGGTAGTGATATGCCCTGCTCATGGGCGATCATCCGATTGCCCGATCGAGACTACATCCCTATGTAGTTGAGCAATCCATAGACCAGAAAGGCGGGCCATACGATCGCCTTCAAAAATCCGAGCACGCCCATCCAGAACGTTGTTGCCGTTCCGATAAAATGCACTGCCGCTCCGATAAACCCGAGGAAATAGAAAGCACCTGCCGGACCACTTCCCTGCATTTTTTGTTCTTTGTGCATGTGTTAGAGTGAATAGGAACCTGTAATTAAGCTTTTCGGTCATTGATTGCCGGTGCGAGCAGTCTTACTACTCAGTGCCGTTTGCACCTGACGGAACTCTGCGGGCGGACATTTTCGGGTCATAGTTCACAACGAGTACTATTTTTCTATCCTCCAAACCCGATTTGCTTGTTCGCTCTTGTCTTCACAATGAAATGTTCCAGTCTCTTTTTAAATTACTCAGGCCGTTTTCGGGCTCGTCGATATAAGCAAGCAATGCCTATCCTTCTGTAAGCATGCGAAAAAGGGTGGTAATTTTCCCCTGCCACCTCATCGTCTTTTGGTGCTTCTATACTATCAGGCGGGGAAACAAACGGTTCTTTGAGGATTTTTTTAGCACTTCGTGCAGTGAAGTGAAGGATGCAGCAGGTTCTCGGTGAGCAGCCGGTCTTGAGGTTGTTCATGTTCACCAATCGGTCTTGAGATCTTCGCTCACGCGGGGGACCAATCCACCGGTAATTTCTCGCGTTATGGAGAAATGAACTTTAGCGACATCCAGCAGGGCATCCACACCGTATTCTTTTACAAACTGCGTGCCAAATGTCACGACATTCGAGGACCCTTTCGGAAATAACGTGTCATACCGCTCACCCAGCTCACGTAATTTACCAACAAATGTATCGCGTGCCAGTATAGAAGCGGCAGCAACAGCTCGATCACGCTCGGCTTTTGGCAGTTGAACCAACTCTATTTCTCTTCCGTTCCTCATCAACGCAGTTTCAATGTAACGTTTATCTCCAAACTGGTCAGCGATTGCCACTTTGCAGTCCGTTCCGGCACGCAATATATTTTCTATCGCCCTTGCATGTGCCCATCCCAGAATCTTGTTTAAATTACCCACTTTTTGGTATAAGATATTGTACTTTGCGGGGCTGATCCAGATGACTGCATAGTCCTCTTTGCTTAGCAATCGCTTGATTTCAAAAGCGAGATTCGAAATGGTTGTCTCAGCAAGCGTTTTAGAATCTCTGACCCCGCGTATTGATAACTCCTTTTCCGTTTCTGCTGTGATCAGAACACCTGCGACCACTAACGGCCCAAAGTAATCACCTTTTCCCGCTTCATCGGTGCCTATTCTGGTACCTGAAACAGGTATAGGCGGATATTCCTTCTCTTTTTCCGCCCGGTCAACAGAGCCTATTGATAACAGGAACTCCGTTAGTTCCTGGATCCCCGCTTTGTTGCTGCCGCCGAATACGATTTTACCGCTACTATACAGGTTAACGACAAGGGTATCGTTTCGTGCCAAAAAGTCCTGATTGGGTCGCGGTTCGAATGAGAACCCGGCGGTCTCTAAATACTGCCGCAGTTTATGCTTCTGTTCTTCGGTCACGTGGAAGGTCATAGGACCACCCTTTAGACAGAGTTAGCCGTTTAAATAGCCGTTGTCGTCGCTTATGCTTTGTGCACACCGTCTTAGATTAGATAGACTCTTCTGGACGGATCGCTTGTCTCCTCGATTTCCCGTCCCGTCATTCGGGGATATCCCCTGCTCGCCTTATCCCACAACCGGCCCAGCAGACGTTACCAACACGGTCCTTGATACAACTACTCTCTTTTGGATCGCAATGACCTTATGAACTCGTTCATTTTCCTTCCGTACGTAGGTGGGAGAATGCAGCGGACAGTAGCGGCCGCTTTGAAGAATTCCTCGCGCGAGTTCGCCGCGTAGGTTGTCTGCTTTTATAATGGGCACCGACATACTATTACTAGCTCCATCACCAATAATTCTCACAGCAGAGAATCCCGGGAGTGAAAAGTGACAATGACAAAAGAGAAGCTGAGCGGTGCGGAGATCGTCGTGGCAGAATTGAAGACTGAGGGTGTTGAGGTCGCCTTTGGAATCCCGGGCGGCGTTCTCCTGGACTTATACGAGGTACTGTATTCAGAGGACTCGATACGGCACATTCTCATGCGGC
Proteins encoded:
- a CDS encoding amino acid permease, yielding MRRDVLKRALGLWQITVMGIGVILGAGIYVIIGAAAGLSGNGLWLSVLLAGIVAALTGLSYAELSSRFPEAGAEYVYIERSFGDTLAGLTGWLIIVGSIIAAATVAVGFAKYFSALFQTTIPVIAVATLLVCGVILIAGIKETAFITILFTLIEASGLLIIIFIGVPYLNTIDYLELARGLNGVIEAGVLIFFSYIGFENIARLAEETKEPEKNMPRAILLAISMTTVIYVLVVIAALSVVSWQELAQAEAPLALIAQRVYGDRLALVLSVIALFSTFNTVLVTLLSSSRLVYGIAAYRALPGIFLSTSEKLQTPWIAIIAVVGVSIPFVFLGDLATIANLANFTIFIIFIMVNASVIYFRYRQPVETGFKTPLTIGRFPVLPFLGLLTALFMLIYLPTEVLSLGFVLVILGVLVHLALEYHVNEDAAFGRSR
- a CDS encoding radical SAM protein, giving the protein MRNCILCGKEHVSAALQVCVDCLRSGRAEALELVRSVHARIRAQYRLPVEPPRSEGGIRCTTCANECVIPEGAWGYCGLRTNVDGKLRSAAPHDHAILYSYIDPLPTNCCAAWFCPGSAQYDKVNVAVFSYGCNFNCLFCQNASHKEFQAIKPVSVNQFVAGVTRRDDVHCICYFGGSPEPQLPFALRASEAVLAKRTVRICWEWNGCGNRTLVKRAAELSVTSGGIVKFDLKAFNPHLGLALCGVSNQRAYENFERIAHRYFEHSEPPVLTATTLLVPFYVDEQEIEQIAKFIADLNPEIPYSLLVFHPDFCMRDLPITPREQVKRCYETAKRYLNNVNIGNQQLLGVL
- the pscS gene encoding O-phospho-L-seryl-tRNA:Cys-tRNA synthase, translated to MDIRVRKIYEALFALEELRELYRHTVPAGLDEQEEAHVSARIAHLEQLIQELKAGNGIPIKQVTPDLELRTREEEYININPIQAGGRLTVDARKALIAYGDGYSVCDRCLTGRLDEITQPPIAEFHAELAEFVGMDEVRVLPGARRGFQAVTSSLVARGDVVIVSDLAHYTEFLAVELAGGVIREATSGEEHVITGEAVAEAIDVVKSETGKLPKLIIIELVDYSYGNVHDVAGVGTVAQDYGIPFLCNGAYAVGMMPVNGKEIGADFLVGSGHKGMAAVAPSGILATTAAWSSRVFRGSGIMGDRTGRRFEHKEPELLGCTLMGATVLSMMASFPAVKERVQHWDDEVAKSNYFAREFLRIDGNRIMSEYPRRHTLSRVDTRASFDQIAKTHKRRGYFLSEDLKKRKIVGEFAGSTRVWKLNTYGLSWARVKYLSAAFLEIAENYGLKIH
- a CDS encoding GntP family permease; this encodes MSPLIIFLLALALILVLTTILRIHPFLSLLGVSIFVAIAAGRPFAGLESLLTGMSRVLYQLGIIIVCGSIIGTILEGIGGTTVIADDIIRLTKRPVLALNMLGFLVALPVMCCILAYIILIPIAREIALRQKIPVGVVATSLSLGTLASYELIYPAPGVYSAATELGVVGPEIVLLGVMIAIPTSLVGYWYAQRFCRVGAIPVSTVGTVRARASRLRAYPPILVPVVLIFAQLLVPRPVLDYVGDPNIALLIGVALAFLTTSRLGQENRNLWTGEAVRRGGGILMVLCAGGALGAVLGMTGVGLELSAVVIKSGLPALFIPFLLAVAIQTVQGSRLVTFIVVPGLLAPILPSLGLHPLLVLFALASGTFMISHANDAYFWTVVELAELTPAAGYRCYTLGGMVLGVIALGITLLLHFSGMFAV
- a CDS encoding DUF3795 domain-containing protein, translated to MPSACGLACEVCGLREQGFCPLDGCVPGTDHAAQEKLEKFTVAVGHPCFILECAIKNHVDHCTRCPEFPCPIHYQQGLYSEKLLDMIKGIRGKK
- the rnhC gene encoding ribonuclease HIII yields the protein MTFHVTEEQKHKLRQYLETAGFSFEPRPNQDFLARNDTLVVNLYSSGKIVFGGSNKAGIQELTEFLLSIGSVDRAEKEKEYPPIPVSGTRIGTDEAGKGDYFGPLVVAGVLITAETEKELSIRGVRDSKTLAETTISNLAFEIKRLLSKEDYAVIWISPAKYNILYQKVGNLNKILGWAHARAIENILRAGTDCKVAIADQFGDKRYIETALMRNGREIELVQLPKAERDRAVAAASILARDTFVGKLRELGERYDTLFPKGSSNVVTFGTQFVKEYGVDALLDVAKVHFSITREITGGLVPRVSEDLKTDW